The genomic DNA agcgtgtaaccatcaaaccacgaactatcgacgactacaagggcccaacggatgattgtataagggaggtagcgaaaatctcattgaacgtgggggaaaccaccaaaacactgcatggctgtatgttgttcctaaactgggtaggggactcgacatgattttaggccttgcatggatagacgaccaacaagtgtttatcgacccgaatggtccgaaattgcgcttcacaaatggcattgttgttagtagcatggaagatcaaccacaaatggatatccagcccatcggggcgaacgcttttgcactatggaaccgacaaaagaaaaaggacagcagcgtacagattttcgccgcaagtttaaaggacattgagaaagcattacgacccaaattgctgacagacccccgcaccaaactaccacctcattaccataaattcctatcagtatttgaccggaaggaagctgacaagcaaccaccatatcgaggaccaaatatcgaccataagattgaactcaataagaacgctgatggaacgacccctgaacctccatggggccccctttataatatgtcaagggatgaactgcttgtgctacggaagacattgacagagttgttggaaaagaacttcatacgtgttagcaattcgcctgctgcagcacctgtattgcttgtcaagaaacctggtggaggcttgcgattttgtgttgactaccgagcactgaacgccattacaaagaaggaccgctaccccctaccactaattaatgaaacattggaaagaattgggaaagcaaaatggttcaccaagttggatgttattgctgcttttcacaagattcgtgtcgctgccggcgatgaatggttgaccgcattccgaactcgatttgggctgtttgaatggcttgtaacaccatttggactagccaatgcaccgagcaccttccaacgctatgttaattgggtcctacgagatttcctagatgaatttgcttctgcttaccttgacgacatcttgatatttacggatggaacattgtcagagcatcaagagcatgtctgcaaagtattaggccgtctccaagaggctggcttacagattgatattgataaatgcgaatttgaagtgaagtcaacaaaatatttaggattcattattgaggcaggaaaaggtgtcagcatggatccagcaaaggttgaagcaatcatgaactgggctgcccctaccactgtgaaaggtgtcaggtcatttttgggattcgcgaacttctacagacgtttcatccgaaactattctgaacttacaactccactaacagcgttgactcaaaaagataaaccctttgtgtgggatgataaatgcaaggaaagcttccaacagttaaaaaggatgtttacaacggcaccaatcctcatgcaatttgatccagaccgcgagactgtcgtcgagactgactcatcagggtgggccactggtggcgtactttcacagtatgatgatgatggtgtattacgaccttgcgcgtacttttccaagaaaaacactcctgcagagtgcaactaccagattcatgacaaggaacttttggcgatcatcaatgcattgaaagagtgggaatcagagctcatatcagtggtaaatttccagatactgacagaccatcgcaatctccgttattttactaccatgagacgactgaatgagagacagatgagatgggcagatctattgagccgatacaacttcacacttcattaccgaccagggaagcttgcagggcgccctgatgcactgtctcgacgagagcaggatgttcctgtattgggtgatgaacggctaaagcatcgcgaacaacgactattcgatcctgagatcctcaaggacggaccagtggaaggaagcagcaaaagaggactagttgaagaaccccatcctattaatgtgtcccggatccttctagcaccagtcggcatggagccctataacagtgagccaagcgcacctcaaggatatgaacaggcgaacgaacctaccaatctcaatagtgagcgaccatcgttggaagagctactggatatgactcttgatgaacattgggctcgggtagagccactagatgaaaagtatggtcgtatacgagaagcagtgcaagtaggagcacatcaattcccacgtgaactggggatcaaagcctcaatctcagaatgctctattgaaccgaacaaccgcttgtgctaccgaggccggcgatgggtccctgacattgaatctctgaggacaaggttgctacaagaaacacatgactcagtacttacaggccatccagggaggagcgcaatgtatgctatcctggcacgaagggtctactggcctgcaatctctgaggatgtcagacgatttgtacggaactgtgacaaatgcagtgccaacaatgtatggagagaccgccgacaaggcctactgaagcctctaccaattccagaccgaaaatggagatatattgcaattgacttcatcgagaagttaccaatctcaaatggttatgaaaacatcatggttattgtcgatcgccttggaaaaggtgtcatccccataccctgtgagaagatcgacacctacacagtagcacagaagcttattcagagtttcattggctatcatggcattccagccagtattgtatcagacagaggaagacaattcaccaatgagatgtggaagcgtttttgtgagctactggggatcaaacgacaattatcaactgcctaccacgctgaaaccgatggccaaactgagcgaatgaatgctactattgaactattcttgcgctcattctgtgatcacacacaatcgaactgggcgtcattgctaccaatggcacagcttgcaatatgcagccgggatgctgcctccacaggtgtcagtccattcttccttgaccacggctaccacgtcgatccctttcagttagaagaggatgttgaaatcaacctttcagcaccagacctgggcaccatgcgtgaacgaggtgaacgaattgcagccaagctaaggggagctcttgacatcgccacaacagaactggctgtcgcccaacagaaacaagaagactatgccaatcgtcaaagagatgtcgcccctgaataccaggttgggcagaaagtctggcttgacctgcgcaatatacaaacagaacgccctagcaagaaactgggaagcaggcaggcaaaatttactgtgttggaaaagattggatcccacacctaccgcctcaacacaccaggcacaatccacaacgtgtttcatacagcgctcctccgcccagcggcaatggatcccttccctagccaacggaaagatgactaccaacctcctgcagaaatgatcaatgggaatgaagaatatatggtcgaacgaatactagatgagcgttttcgacggtggggacgaggcgaaagacatgagtttttagtcaaatacattggctggcaggaaccggaatggaacgatgcgaggaacatggaggataccatagcattggatgactgggaaacctacaaaacgatgaatgggattgttgtccaatcggccttgagtataccaaatgagccaccccacgccggggggcgatcgcggaggcgacgaggaagggggtaatgtaacgggctaggcccgaaaggcacctcgaaccataaatggttctcgattgaagctattcacaagagcgtgccgaagtcaggtgatcgtagatcacctgatcacgagtatataaatccaccgccagcgtgtctttctttctttctttctttcctttccccaacgagttcttttgtacatatctatatattagatagcaaggcttcggcccattacaataagttccagctctaattgctcattttgaagctgtttcaagcgaacttcttcttctttccttttgacttctgcctccaggtctcgtaattctaattcttgacggcgttgttcaattgtcagtatgtttgttgaagccactcggcgaagattccgtgatgaggttgtagatctaagtagttatcaactagtcagtaactgctcaagaagcacttgacatgaaagtatacttactcattatcagcaacctgagaagaagaacctcttgaattttcatgtgagatttcaaaattttgactgcttgcttgcctctctgattcagctgttgaagataatcgctgacgtttatggcctcttcctatattaaattaagtacttgtcaattacttaagaagtacttatataacttactttcccgactcatgtgtcgcagatagtttgcctccattgtagaagctcgatatgaatgatgaatattgaactgctgaaaattatgatattgaagaatatcatctttgtcaagttttgcagaactaagatagttagtgttgtatcaagcagttgatgagtagttggtaagtacttccgagctgcttcagccaaagtcaaatatttccctgaagcatatgatttttggtgtgattgctcaacagcatttgtatggtttcgtagaatattaaaataatgtggctgaatttttgagcatgattcatttagacctgccttaataactgcactctttttttgtatggcccaggtctggactgctggcgattcatattctattcgatagttagcaagtacttattgagtggtttattaccacttcaatactaacgtatcagtagtttaatcaactcatcatactcagcctctgactggcaatctaggagactcatcatgcgactccaaaggcctgatcctttatttttagtcccaattgcctttaaaattgagcgttgaaaatgaacacgacagaatatgataatatgctgtaactgccatgtaggatcttggtgttgaggatcaatttcagaaagatattgcccaagccctgattacttagtaactgcatcaaaagtacttcaggagtgcttacctgtgtactgttttgtgtccatatcaacaataataccatgaatcccagatccatgaattggatcaaatagaactggtcgtccagaaaccttctcaataagatggaatgctcgcttgaaaagtaaatagtaaccttcagtagaatcctcactggtaaagactcgaagtaaagttatgactagttgccaagtggttagcaagtagctctcaagcagttatgcagatactaacttttgcattgatctggcatgaatgttgcaaaaagaacctcattcatctctttggatcgaattcgcttgaaagacatatcaatttcaaatgaagataaagttgataataagtcaatctgatccttgaaggcacaaaataccattgtaccttgagaatcatgatatttctcttgaatgtattcctaggcacttcattagcattctaatagtcattcaatgaggcaatggatgattagaaccacttacattgattagcgaatcccggttctgtaggaatagcaacccattaatatcctgtccattagggtatgaaagaagtcgttgtttctggataattgttgcaattcggtctttattacagaagctagagtggatctctgctaatgtagaagcaccatactgctgacaaaatgcctctagttgtggacttcgaagaaattgtgctaacactagttagtatgtattattcaatcacttgagaaccaaccacttacctgtggtcaaactcgggtcttgtatttgttggataatccttttaaccccttgtaaaattcgttctggtgccttgcttggtggtggaggtggatgctggtgaattccatgggatgtaaagaggatatatggacattcattgatatcaactggcactaaagcagtaaaaataacaccacaggaagtatgctgtagtctgcctggcccctgaaggtgatctcgatctttaaccagttaataggtgattgacaatcacttaaaaaacacttaccgcaatactttcgtcgggatgctaatgattcaaaaacaccacattcttcagttggtggcataatatcatgattaaaaaggtcctcaaggaactgtagatcaattgatgtatggccttgaatagatcctcgatgatgttttgttaaaaactcattggatccattactacagccaatatatggtggaaattcaccatggacattctatgactagttagaaatcacttggagcattgtaaaagatttaaccaaccatttgggtatgccgcttaaaaactggcttgcaagttggaagctggtcaatgcatgcataacccttattgaaaaattcattttttgaccgataatagctagaagtacttagtaattgcttcaaagctgtttaggagatgtttaaatacctgtatgcatttcgttttccaatatttgcctccaggatttggatattcctctgagtatttcgaatcacatcccaacaatcctcatcaacaaatgtatgatgataggattgaagaaatggattcaaaaattcacatgcgtagataccagagcatttccaagtccatcttttaactaaacagttgaaaaatgggcatttgactggtctccttggtccatgttgttgacgccgtgagtattgaatctgtaactgattagcaagcactttaaaagcaattagaaagtactcaacagtacctcatgaacaagctgctccatttcattctgtgatcgccctctagatgcaacaacatatgaatatccatgaatatgacttgtcggatactctggtaagtcatcaatatattcaatttttgatgtctggagagaatggctttttgaatttgtgagttgtacaggaatgccctatttccgcattgagccgttagcaatcagttaacaaatactcaattaaaataaatacctcgacattgggatcagtctctggacttgatgaagtaaaatcttctaaattgaagatttcaggctgaggatccatagtaatgagaagatcaacgtatactttgaaatcacatacaactgtaacataagaagaaaattgaaattgaaattcagagtaatgggtattgtatttgaataaatcgcgtgtcacgtcctcgctgattaatggtcttggcggtcataagtgtcacgcgtccacgtttttgaggtggcgtgatctgtggacacCGTATACGCCTCGCCAAATCTGAGTATCCGCTTACAACGCAGTTTCTCGGATGAGATGGAAATGCCAGAGTTCAGTTCAATTGTGATAAGGATTGATGCCATCCTCACAACCTTCCAAAAAAACGCAAATCCATTCAGCTACTGACAACCGCTACCTCTCTCTCATATGAGATTTTCACCTCACCGGTGACCAGTTCCTCGGGGATACTTATATTCCTCAAGATTCTTCTCAAGCTTTCAGTGTCAGGTCTCTCGCACTTGCGCAGCACGATCTCCTCTCATTCTCCATTGAGCTCCACGATGAGAACGACTTGAACGGGCGGTTCCGCTGTATGGCTTGCAGATCCGACTGGGACTTGGACTCTGATAAGCCCATCTCCATTACGAGAGTGCGCTGTGCTAGATCGTTTAATGGTGACCAGCATGCATTAAAGCGCTTCGAGATGTCACCATAACGCACTAGGGTTGAACGGATCGCGACCTCTCTTCGAAGATTCATGTCACGAATATTCTCAGAGACATATCCTCCCTGTGCCTCACTAATACAACTATGAAGACTCTGCTTCAAAGAGGATTCTATACACCTCGGAGTGTATACACATTAGTCAAGGTGATATCGGAATCCCCGGAATCGGAGCCGCTTTCGGAGCGGAGATACTGTAAACAGTAACGATGGCTCGGGGCCGACGGATCAGATAAGATACGCCACGTGGTTAAGTATTTAGCCCTGCCATATAAGAACCTCGATGGCGCCGCATTAATCGACATTCCAGAAATACTTTGCTTTTTCTAGCTGATAATTCAAACTGAGACATCTGCTTAATTTACAAAATGGCTAACGCGCTCAGAAATATCATAGTTGTTGGAGGATCTTTCGTGGGAAAGGTGAGTCGGAGCTATTGGGGTATCGTATGTGGCCAGATTGTTGATATTGACCGTTGAACAGGCTACTGCTTCGGAGCTGGCGAATGTCGTCCCGAATACGCATAGGGTGAGTTCTCTGAGTATCGTATACTGAATGCGGTTGCTAACTCGCTCAGGTTCTCTTGGTTGAACCGCATAGCCATTTCCACCATCTGTTTACTTTCGTAAGCCTCCTTCCCTTtggttgtttttttttttttttttttttttttttttgattttGAGAATGACTACTGATCAAAGGTATAGCCACGGTTCGCCATCGTCCCTGGTCATGAACATAAAGCATTTATTCCATACAGCGGACTCTTTTCTCCCAACCCAAAGGATTCTCCCTCGCGCCATTCTGTCGTCCAAGCACGTGCCCTATCAGTCCagcctcatcatctccagcTAGACCAGGAATGGCATGGGTCAAATCAAATCCCATTTGAATACCTTGTCGTCGCAACAGGCACGCGCCTTGCGCAGCCCGCGGGGATGAAGCATGACGATAAACTTTCTTCCGTGTCGTATCTGCAGAAACACCAAGCAGATGTCAAGCGCGCCAAGTCCATTCTTATTGTTGGCGGCGGAGCTGTTGGTGTGCAAATGGCGACAGATCTGAAAGAATACTACCCCGACAAGGACATCACGGTCGTGCAATCCCGGCCAAAACTGATGCCCCAGTTTCATGAGAAACTACACGAGATCGTCAAGGCTCGATTCGATGAGCTCGGTATCAACCTTGTCACGGGATCCCGCATCACAATCCCACCAACCGGCTTCCCTAACACTGGCATGCCATTCACGGTCCAATTAACTAACGGCACTGAACTCACAACTGACTTCGTCATCATGGCCACCGGCCAAACACCCAACAACCAGCTCGTCAAGGACCTACCCCCCTCAGCGGCGACATCCATTACAAACCCCGAAAACGGGTTCATCCGCATCAGACCCACAATGCAGTTCCAAGACCCGAGCTACTCGCATCTGTTCGCTGTGGGCGATATTGCTGATACTGGAGTGCGGAAGGCTGCGAGACCGGGTGCTGCGCAGGCGGTTGTTGTGGCGAGGAATATCCAGGCTTTAATTGAGGGGAGGACGCCTGAAGAGAGCTTCGAGAGGGCTCCGGGGGCCATTCATATTACGTTGGGATTGGTGAATATCTACTCAATGTCTGAAGTTAGGCATGGATGCGGATGCTAATGCCGTAAGCAGAAACATAACATCGTCTTCCGGAACCCGAATGTAGCGGAGGGTCAGACTGAACCGACTGTTATTCAGAAACCTGAGTAAGTTTGTATCAATTATTGTCCGATAAAGCAAAGCTAACTGTTGCGCAGGGGACAGGAAGACATGAACGTGGAGGGAATGTGGCAACGGTTGGGCGTTGCGATTGAGAATCAGCACCAGTATCATCTGTAGATGTTTGTATTATGTTAGCTCTATGTTTATATGTTTATATGCATT from Aspergillus chevalieri M1 DNA, chromosome 1, nearly complete sequence includes the following:
- a CDS encoding NAD(P)/FAD-dependent oxidoreductase (COG:C;~EggNog:ENOG410Q17Z;~InterPro:IPR036188,IPR023753;~PFAM:PF07992,PF00070;~go_function: GO:0016491 - oxidoreductase activity [Evidence IEA];~go_process: GO:0055114 - oxidation-reduction process [Evidence IEA]); the protein is MANALRNIIVVGGSFVGKATASELANVVPNTHRVLLVEPHSHFHHLFTFPRFAIVPGHEHKAFIPYSGLFSPNPKDSPSRHSVVQARALSVQPHHLQLDQEWHGSNQIPFEYLVVATGTRLAQPAGMKHDDKLSSVSYLQKHQADVKRAKSILIVGGGAVGVQMATDLKEYYPDKDITVVQSRPKLMPQFHEKLHEIVKARFDELGINLVTGSRITIPPTGFPNTGMPFTVQLTNGTELTTDFVIMATGQTPNNQLVKDLPPSAATSITNPENGFIRIRPTMQFQDPSYSHLFAVGDIADTGVRKAARPGAAQAVVVARNIQALIEGRTPEESFERAPGAIHITLGLKHNIVFRNPNVAEGQTEPTVIQKPEGQEDMNVEGMWQRLGVAIENQHQYHL